A single window of Vigna radiata var. radiata cultivar VC1973A chromosome 4, Vradiata_ver6, whole genome shotgun sequence DNA harbors:
- the LOC106759571 gene encoding E3 ubiquitin-protein ligase At3g02290-like isoform X2, with amino-acid sequence MGSVCCCFNVNDVEDYLNPNSPVYRNCMCFGCFIQYFLTVYASIFRRGEVHAVPSSIQGATPMTSTASLDNSLSDIYRSPPRPLPYDADPRFFRSQRDGLVSRREKGSSHLNEESEPLRGDGDADSESLNLGGKWNDTSEDGSKEYRKSTMRLSSAKLTTGDGVIYSSSEEEDCCPTCLEEYTEENPKIVTKCSHHFHLGCIYEWMERSDNCPVCGKVMFTW; translated from the exons ATGGGTTCAGTTTGTTGCTGCTTTAATGTTAATGACGTTGAAGATTATTTGAATCCAAATAGTCCTGTATACAGGAACTGTATGTGTTTCGGTTGTTTCATACAGTACTTTTTGACTGTG taTGCCTCAATATTCCGTAGAGGGGAAGTGCATGCGGTTCCTTCATCTATACAGGGTGCAACACCTATGACTTCTACAGCTTCACTTGATAATTCTCTATCTGACATTTATCGTTCTCCTCCAAGGCCGTTGCCTTATGATGCGGATCCCAGGTTTTTCCGTTCACAGCGCGATGGACTAGTGTCAAGACGTGAGAAGGGTTCAAGTCATTTAAATGAAGAGTCAGAACCTCTGAGAGGGGATGGAGATGCTGACTCAGAATCTTTAAATTTAGGTGGCAAATGGAATGATACCAGTGAAGATGGATCAAAGGAATACCGCAAGTCCACCATGAGACTTTCATCAGCAAAGCTTACAACTGGAGATGGGGTTATCTATTCATCATCGGAAGAGGAGGATTGCTGTCCGACTTGTCTAGAAG AATACACTGAAGAGAATCCAAAGATAGTGACAAAATGCTCTCATCATTTTCACCTTGGTTGCATATATGAGTGGATGGAAAGAAGTGACAACTGTCCTGTTTGTGGGAAGGTAATGTTTACTTG GTGA
- the LOC106759571 gene encoding E3 ubiquitin-protein ligase At3g02290-like isoform X3, whose protein sequence is MGSVCCCFNVNDVEDYLNPNSPVYRNCMCFGCFIQYFLTVYASIFRRGEVHAVPSSIQGATPMTSTASLDNSLSDIYRSPPRPLPYDADPRFFRSQRDGLVSRRGKWNDTSEDGSKEYRKSTMRLSSAKLTTGDGVIYSSSEEEDCCPTCLEEYTEENPKIVTKCSHHFHLGCIYEWMERSDNCPVCGKVMVFDETT, encoded by the exons ATGGGTTCAGTTTGTTGCTGCTTTAATGTTAATGACGTTGAAGATTATTTGAATCCAAATAGTCCTGTATACAGGAACTGTATGTGTTTCGGTTGTTTCATACAGTACTTTTTGACTGTG taTGCCTCAATATTCCGTAGAGGGGAAGTGCATGCGGTTCCTTCATCTATACAGGGTGCAACACCTATGACTTCTACAGCTTCACTTGATAATTCTCTATCTGACATTTATCGTTCTCCTCCAAGGCCGTTGCCTTATGATGCGGATCCCAGGTTTTTCCGTTCACAGCGCGATGGACTAGTGTCAAGAC GTGGCAAATGGAATGATACCAGTGAAGATGGATCAAAGGAATACCGCAAGTCCACCATGAGACTTTCATCAGCAAAGCTTACAACTGGAGATGGGGTTATCTATTCATCATCGGAAGAGGAGGATTGCTGTCCGACTTGTCTAGAAG AATACACTGAAGAGAATCCAAAGATAGTGACAAAATGCTCTCATCATTTTCACCTTGGTTGCATATATGAGTGGATGGAAAGAAGTGACAACTGTCCTGTTTGTGGGAAG GTGATGGTATTCGATGAAACGacttaa
- the LOC106759538 gene encoding AUGMIN subunit 5, whose product MQSAASSAPSSPEAILEWLHKEMGYRPLGTYAAGKSHLPSVESIRRICRGNMIPVWNFLVTRAKSEKTVRNIRRNITVHGGDGGGEAKEEVRGKGARKKERALIAGEGSETATTREAALQERDLAAKEVERLRNIVRRRRKDLRAKMLEVSREETERKRMLDERANYRHKQVMLETYDQQCDEAAKIFAEYHKRLYYYVNQAMESQRSGVDSSVEMTNSFSAKNEKEAVYSTVKGSKSADDVILIETTREKNIRKACESLVAHMVEKIRSSFPAYEGSGIHLNPQAETAKLGFDYDGQIPDEVRTVIINCLKSPPQLLQAITAYTVRLKSLISREIEKIDVRADAETLRYKYENNIVMDVSSSDGSSPLQYQLYGNGKIGVDVPPGGSQNQLLDRQKAHVQQFLATEDALNKAAEARETCEKLMKRLHGSTDVSSRPIGIGSTSQNVGSLRQLELDVWAKEREVAGLKASLNTLMSEIQRLNKLCAERKEAEDSLKKKWKKIEEFDSRRSELETIYTALLKANMDAASFWSQQPLTAREYASSTIIPACAAVAEASNSAKDLIEKEVSAFSQSPDNSLYMLPSSPQALLEAMGASGPPGQEAVTNAELSAAILTARAGARDPSAIPSICRVSAALQYPASLEGPDAALASVLQSLEFCLKLRGSEASVLEDLLKAINLVYIRRDLVQSGNALLNHAGFVQQEYERTTSFSLSLAAKQEKTIMEEWLPELKTAILSAQQSLEDCKYVGGLLDEWWEQPASTVVDWVTVDGQNVTAWHNHVKQLLAFYDKELL is encoded by the exons ATGCAGAGCGCAGCATCGTCGGCGCCATCTTCGCCGGAGGCCATTCTGGAATGGCTACACAAAGAGATGGGATACCGTCCGCTAGGTACATACGCAGCCGGCAAGTCGCACCTGCCGTCCGTCGAGTCAATCCGCCGGATTTGCCGCGGGAATATGATTCCGGTCTGGAACTTCCTCGTCACGCGCGCCAAGTCTGAGAAGACGGTGCGGAACATTCGCCGGAACATCACCGTGCACGGCGGGGATGGCGGCGGCGAGGCGAAAGAGGAGGTCAGGGGGAAGGGCGCGAGGAAGAAGGAGAGGGCGCTCATCGCCGGCGAGGGTTCCGAGACTGCGACGACGAGGGAGGCGGCATTGCAGGAGCGGGATTTGGCGGCGAAGGAGGTGGAGAGGCTGAGGAACATTGTGAGGAGGCGGAGGAAGGATTTGAGGGCGAAGATGCTCGAGGTTTCCAGAGAGGAGACTGAGAGAAAGAGAATGCTCGATGAACGAGCCAATTACAG GCATAAGCAAGTGATGTTGGAGACTTATGATCAACAGTGTGATGAGGCAGCAAAAATATTTGCCGAATATCATAAACGTCTCTATTACTATGTAAATCAAGCGATGGAGTCTCAAAGATCAGGTGTGGATTCTTCTGTTGAAATGACCAATAGTTTTAGTGCCAAAAATGAGAAGGAGGCTGTTTATTCTACTGTTAAGGGCAGTAAATCTGCGGATGATGTCATTCTCATTGAAACCACAAGGGAAAAGAATATTAGAAAGGCTTGTGAATCTCTCGTAGCTCATATGGTAGAAAAAATACGGAGTTCTTTTCCAGCTTACGAAGGAAGTGGCATTCATTTAAATCCCCAGGCAGAAACAGCAAAGTTGGGGTTTGACTATGATGGGCAAATTCCTGACGAGGTTAGAACTGTTATCATAAATTGCCTGAAGAGTCCTCCTCAATTGCTTCAGGCAATTACTGCATACACTGTACGGCTGAAAAGTCTAATCTCCAGAGAAATAGAGAAAATTGATGTTAGAGCAGATGCAGAGACCTTGAG gtacaaatatgaaaataacataGTTATGGATGTTTCGTCTTCTGATGGGAGCTCTCCTCTACAGTATCAACTTTATGGCAATGGAAAGATTGGGGTTGATGTGCCACCTGGAGGGAGTCAAAATCAGCTTCTTGATAGACAG AAAGCTCATGTTCAACAATTTTTGGCCACTGAAGATGCACTCAACAAGGCTGCAGAAGCAAGGGAAACCTGCGAAAAACTTATGAAACGTCTGCATGGAAGCACTGATGTTTCTTCACGCCCAATTGGTATTGGGAGTACATCCCAGAATGTTGGAAGTCTTAGACAACTTGAG CTAGATGTTTGGGCCAAGGAAAGAGAAGTTGCCGGTTTAAAGGCAAGCTTGAATACTTTGATGTCTGAAATACAACGCTTGAATAAGTTGTGTGCTGAGAGGAAAGAAGCTGAAGATTCTCTGAAAAAAAAGTGGAAAAAGATTGAAGAGTTTGATTCTCGTAGATCAGAACTTGAGACCATATATACAGCACTGCTCAAAGCAAATATG GATGCTGCTTCATTTTGGAGTCAGCAACCATTAACTGCTAGGGAATATGCTTCAAGCACTATAATTCCAGCATGTGCTGCTGTTGCCGAGGCTTCAAATAGTGCAAAGGATCTCATTGAGAAAGAAGTCTCTGCATTTTCTCAAAGTCCAGATAATAGTCTCTACATGCTTCCTTCTTCTCCACAG GCACTGCTTGAGGCCATGGGCGCTAGTGGACCACCTGGCCAGGAAGCAGTTACAAATGCAGAATTAAGTGCAGCTATTTTGACAGCAAGAGCTGGTGCTCGGGATCCATCAGCAATTCCTTCAATATGTCGTGTTTCAGCTGCACTTCAGTATCCTGCTA GCTTGGAGGGTCCAGATGCTGCTCTAGCATCTGTGCTGCAGTCCCTGGAGTTCTGTTTGAAACTTCGTGGCTCTGAAGCTAGTGTGTTGGAAGATTTATTAAAGGCTATTAATCTTGTTTATATTAGACGAGATCTTGTCCAGAGCGGAAATGCCTTGTTGAACCATGCTGGCTTTGTTCAACAAGAATATGAAAG GACAACGAGTTTTTCTTTGAGTTTGGCTGCAAAACAGGAGAAAACTATCATGGAAGAATGGTTGCCTGAACTTAAGACTGCTATTTTGAGTGCTCAACAGAGCTTGGAAGATTGCAAATATGTCGGTGGATTG CTTGATGAGTGGTGGGAGCAACCAGCATCAACAGTTGTTGACTGGGTAACTGTGGATGGGCAAAATGTAACTGCCTGGCATAATCATGTGAAGCAGCTTCTTGCATTTTATGACAAGGAGCTATTGTAA
- the LOC111240483 gene encoding F-box/kelch-repeat protein At3g23880-like, which produces MNKNTLPLLPLEVIREILLRLPVKSLLRFKCVSKSWLSLISDPQFGVSHYDLAATPTHRILMRSNDFYAQSIDSNAPFIDSGEGSLCLLRAVHLLLPPPSPPRIPDFFHFDDFRNQPHILGSCRGFILLYYERSDDLILWNPSIGVHKQLPHFQYDNITREFLYGFGYDPSKDDYLITIIPFSSSFSAEIETHVFSFKTASWNSVLVNFPYSDPGNCLAVRAGSLVNETLHWLVLSKEKKVLVILAFDQVHRSFSEISLLDHLSTEKCRVCGLRVMGGCLGVCYSVEGSGTTEIWVMKEYKVQSSWTKLIVVPTCEFSPICMTKDGGIFGSDMRSLEKYNDKGELLEHRAYGVQEELFYCLNLQCAWYRESLMSLPTVIRNTSEDDHQQLIRKMRAAKLTSIYS; this is translated from the exons ATGAACAAAAacactcttcctcttctccctCTGGAAGTGATCAGAGAAATTCTTCTGAGATTGCCGGTGAAATCCCTTTTGCGTTTCAAGTGTGTTTCCAAGTCATGGCTTTCTCTCATTTCCGATCCCCAATTTGGTGTTTCCCATTACGACCTAGCTGCCACACCCACCCATCGAATCCTTATGAGGTCAAACGATTTTTATGCTCAATCCATTGACTCAAACGCACCGTTTATAGATAGCGGAGAGGGTTCGCTGTGTTTGCTTCGTGCTGTGCATCTCCTTCTTCCCCCTCCTTCTCCCCCTCGCATTCCCGATTTTTTTCACTTCGATGATTTTCGCAATCAGCCTCACATTTTGGGGTCGTGCAGAGGGTTTATTCTCTTATACTACGAGAGGAGCGATGATCTCATTCTGTGGAATCCCTCAATTGGTGTTCATAAACAATTACCACACTTTCAATATGATAATATAACCCGTGAGTTCCTCTATGGTTTTGGGTATGACCCATCTAAAGATGACTACTTGATTACCATTATTCCATTCTCGTCTTCGTTTTCTGCTGAAATTGAAACCCACGTTTTCTCCTTCAAAACTGCTTCCTGGAACAGTGTTCTTGTCAATTTTCCATATTCAGATCCTGGCAATTGTCTTGCTGTCAGAGCTGGGTCACTCGTCAATGAGACCCTTCATTGGTTGGTTTTGTCCAAGGAGAAAAAGGTTCTTGTCATTCTTGCCTTTGATCAGGTACATAGGAGTTTTTCAGAGATTTCTCTGTTGGATCATTTATCTACGGAAAAATGTCGAGTTTGTGGTTTGAGGGTAATGGGAGGATGTCTCGGTGTGTGTTACTCGGTCGAAGGCAGTGGAACTACTGAAATATGGGTGATGAAAGAATACAAAGTGCAGTCTTCTTGGACTAAGCTCATTGTCGTACCTACTTGTGAGTTTTCCCCCATATGCATGACCAAAGATGGTGGAATTTTTGGATCGGATATGAGAAGTTTAGAGAAGTATAACGATAAAGGAGAGCTGCTAGAGCATCGTGCATATGGTGTACAAGAAGAGTTGTTCTACTGTCTCAATCTACAGTGTGCTTGGTATCGAGAGAGTTTAATGTCACTTCCCACTGTCATTCGGAATACAAGTGAAGATGACCATCAGCAACTGATAAGAAAAATGAGG GCCGCAAAATTGACAAGCATATATAGTTAG
- the LOC106759350 gene encoding UDP-glycosyltransferase 73C3, translated as MDSTALSHLHFVFIPLMAPGHLLPMVDMAKLLAQRQVKVSIVTTPLNSIQFQASIDKEIQSGSPIQILNVQFPCAEAGLPEGCESVDALPSMDLLNNFNTALDLLQQPLQELLEKQRPFPSCIIADQNIICVSEVANQLHVPIIVFDGTSCFFLLCKYNLHKDKVYEAVSAEEKFLIPGIPHRIELKRSQLPGMFNPGTDHELNARREKVLEVAEKSYGIVVNSFEELEAEYVKKYKRFLGNKVWCVGPVSLSNRDDIDKSLRSRRDLSNEKEHIKWLDSWSPRSVIYVCFGSLNRATPEQLIELGIGLEATKRPFIWVLRGAYGREKIEKWLVEDGFEERVKGRGLLIKGWVPQLLILSHRAIGVFVTHCGWNSTLEGICAGVPLVTFPLFAEQFLNEQLVGEVLKIGVSVGAESVVHLGEEHESRVQVTRENIKDSIENVMGDGQEKEERRERARKYADMARKAIEQGGSSHRNMSLLIDHIVHVKGLHQS; from the coding sequence ATGGATTCAACGGCCCTTAGCCACCTACACTTTGTTTTCATCCCCTTAATGGCCCCTGGTCATCTTCTCCCCATGGTAGACATGGCCAAATTGTTGGCACAACGCCAAGTGAAAGTGAGCATAGTGACCACACccctcaattccatccaattcCAAGCTAGCATAGACAAAGAGATTCAATCCGGCTCACCTATTCAAATTCTAAATGTCCAATTTCCATGTGCGGAGGCTGGTCTACCAGAGGGATGTGAGAGCGTAGACGCTTTGCCTTCAATGGATCTACTAAACAACTTCAACACCGCCTTAGACTTGTTGCAGCAGCCATTACAAGAGCTACTTGAAAAGCAAAGACCCTTCCCAAGCTGCATAATTGCCGACCAAAATATCATTTGTGTGTCTGAAGTTGCAAACCAGTTGCATGTCCCAATAATAGTATTTGACGGAACCAGTTGTTTCTTTCTACTATGCAAATACAATTTACATAAGGATAAAGTCTATGAAGCTGTGTCAGCTGAAGAGAAATTTCTTATCCCCGGAATTCCCCATAGAATTGAACTGAAAAGATCTCAACTCCCTGGGATGTTCAATCCCGGCACAGACCACGAGTTGAATGCTCGACGCGAGAAAGTATTGGAAGTTGCAGAAAAATCATATGGGATAGTGGTTAATAGTTTCGAAGAGTTGGAAGCAGAGTatgttaaaaagtataaaagattTTTGGGTAATAAAGTATGGTGTGTTGGCCCTGTGTCGTTGTCCAATAGGGATGATATTGACAAGTCTCTAAGAAGTAGGAGAGACTTAAGTAATGAGAAAGAACATATAAAGTGGCTAGATTCATGGTCTCCGAGGTCAGTGATTTATGTCTGCTTTGGTAGCCTAAACCGTGCAACACCAGAGCAGTTGATAGAGCTTGGGATAGGATTGGAAGCGACTAAAAGGCCATTCATTTGGGTGCTTAGAGGTGCATATGGAAGAGAGAAGATAGAGAAATGGCTGGTGGAAGATGGGTTTGAAGAAAGGGTGAAAGGGAGAGGGCTTTTGATCAAGGGTTGGGTACCACAATTGTTGATCTTATCACATAGAGCAATAGGAGTGTTCGTGACACATTGTGGATGGAATTCCACACTCGAAGGGATTTGTGCTGGCGTGCCATTGGTAACTTTTCCTCTCTTTGCTGAACAGTTCCTCAATGAGCAACTTGTTGGAGAAGTGTTGAAGATTGGGGTGAGTGTGGGAGCTGAATCTGTTGTGCATTTGGGAGAGGAACATGAGTCTCGGGTTCAGGTGACTAGAGAAAATATTAAGGATTCTATTGAGAACGTAATGGGTGACGgccaagaaaaagaagagagaagggaAAGGGCTAGAAAGTATGCAGATATGGCAAGGAAAGCAATAGAACAAGGTGGCTCTTCTCACCGCAACATGTCCCTACTAATTGATCACATTGTGCATGTCAAAGGGTTACACCAAAGCTAA
- the LOC106759352 gene encoding proline-rich extensin-like protein EPR1 encodes MSWFLVILFLSLTFGTTHSEASHNRKLPSAVVVGTVYCDTCFQQDFFMGNHFISGASVAVECKDGYGTTKPRFQKEVKTDEHGEFKVKLPFSVSKHVKSIKGCTVKLINSSEPYCAVASAATSSSLRLKSRKQGLHIFSAGFFSFKPLKQPNLCNQKPSNKNMKGLDSVKTMFPPKIDPSFPPPLQDPKTPGGLLPSVPGLPDLPPLLPPLPLLPPGLGISVSTPVPPGITNKSPKVQRVQPLDQKIADPNTFSFPPNPFFPPPTVPNPFQSPPLNPNPLQPPETLPTVPNPFPFPTVPGLTPSPSPPAFPVPFPPLFPPPSSLDTSSTFSKNASP; translated from the exons ATGTCTTGGTTTCTTGTAATACTATTTCTCAGTCTTACATTTGGTACAACTCATTCTGAGGCTAGCCATAACAGGAAGCTTCCCTCTGCTGTTGTGGTTGGCACTGTTTACTGTGACACATGCTTCCAACAGGATTTCTTCATGGGCAACCACTTCATTTCAG GTGCATCAGTTGCTGTAGAATGCAAAGATGGATATGGGACTACAAAGCCAAGGTTCCAGAAAGAAGTGAAGACAGATGAGCATGGGGAGTTCAAGGTAAAGTTACCTTTCTCAGTGAGCAAACATGTGAAGAGCATCAAGGGATGCACtgtgaaattaataaatagcAGTGAGCCTTACTGTGCTGTGGCCTCGGCAGCAACCTCTTCCTCACTGCGCCTCAAGTCCAGAAAGCAAGGACTACACATATTCTCAGCTGGCTTTTTCTCATTCAAGCCTCTTAAACAGCCAAATCTTTGTAATCAAAAACCAagcaataaaaacatgaaagGCCTTGATTCTGTGAAAACTATGTTCCCTCCAAAAATAGATCCATCATTTCCTCCTCCACTTCAGGACCCAAAGACACCTGGTGGTCTCCTTCCTTCCGTTCCTGGATTACCTGACCTTCCACCATTACTGCCACCACTCCCTCTTTTACCACCCGGTTTAGGAATATCAGTGTCAACACCAGTTCCTCCAGGAATTACCAATAAGTCCCCAAAGGTTCAACGGGTTCAACCTTTGGATCAGAAAATAGCTGACCCTAATACCTTCTCATTTCCTCCTAACCCATTTTTTCCACCACCTACTGTACCCAACCCATTTCAGTCACCACCTCTAAATCCTAACCCATTACAGCCACCAGAAACATTACCAACTGTTCCTAACCCTTTTCCTTTCCCAACAGTACCAGGCTTAACTCCATCCCCATCACCACCAGCTTTTCCCGTTCCTTTTCCTCCACTATTCCCTCCACCTAGCAGCCTTGACACATCCTCCACTTTTTCAAAGAATGCTTCTCCTTAA
- the LOC106758757 gene encoding uncharacterized protein LOC106758757 gives MSGASEKKLVRIDVSSDTVCPWCFVGKKNLDKAIAASNDKYNFEIIWHPFQLNPDAPKEGIDKREYYRRKFGSQSVRMEARMSEVFKNVGLEYSLSGLTGNTMDSHRLIYFARQQGLDKQHDLVEELNIGYFTQGKYIGDHKFLLESAAKVGIEGAEEFLKDPNNGLREVEEELKTYSGNITGVPYYVINGNHKLSGGQPPEVFLRAFQVATT, from the exons ATGAGCGGGGCTTCTGAAAAGAAACTTGTAAGAATTGATGTTAGTTCTGATACTGTGTGTCCATGGTGCTTTGTTGGGAAAAAGAACCTAGACAAGGCCATAGCTGCTTCCAATGATAAATACAACTTTGAG ATAATATGGCATCCCTTTCAACTTAACCCTGATGCCCCTAAAGAAGGCATTGACAAGAGGGAGTATTACAGAAGAAAGTTTGGATCCCAGTCTGTACGGATGGAAGCTCGGATGTCAGag GTGTTCAAGAATGTTGGTCTGGAATATAGTTTGTCTGGACTCAC GGGAAACACTATGGACAGCCACAGGCTTATATATTTTGCTAGACAGCAGGGTCTTGACAAGCAGCATGATCTAGTTGAAGAACTTAATATTGGCTATTTCACACAGGGAAAATACATTGGTGACCA TAAGTTTCTTCTGGAATCTGCTGCAAAGGTTGGTATAGAAGGAGCAGAAGAGTTTCTTAAGGACCCCAACAATGGTTTGAGGGag GTGGAGGAAGAGCTCAAAACATATTCAGGGAACATTACAGGAGTTCCATATTACGTG ATTAATGGAAATCACAAGTTGAGTGGTGGACAACCCCCTGAAGTCTTCTTGAGAGCTTTCCAGGTTGCTACAACTTGA
- the LOC106759571 gene encoding E3 ubiquitin-protein ligase At3g02290-like isoform X1, with product MGSVCCCFNVNDVEDYLNPNSPVYRNCMCFGCFIQYFLTVYASIFRRGEVHAVPSSIQGATPMTSTASLDNSLSDIYRSPPRPLPYDADPRFFRSQRDGLVSRREKGSSHLNEESEPLRGDGDADSESLNLGGKWNDTSEDGSKEYRKSTMRLSSAKLTTGDGVIYSSSEEEDCCPTCLEEYTEENPKIVTKCSHHFHLGCIYEWMERSDNCPVCGKVMVFDETT from the exons ATGGGTTCAGTTTGTTGCTGCTTTAATGTTAATGACGTTGAAGATTATTTGAATCCAAATAGTCCTGTATACAGGAACTGTATGTGTTTCGGTTGTTTCATACAGTACTTTTTGACTGTG taTGCCTCAATATTCCGTAGAGGGGAAGTGCATGCGGTTCCTTCATCTATACAGGGTGCAACACCTATGACTTCTACAGCTTCACTTGATAATTCTCTATCTGACATTTATCGTTCTCCTCCAAGGCCGTTGCCTTATGATGCGGATCCCAGGTTTTTCCGTTCACAGCGCGATGGACTAGTGTCAAGACGTGAGAAGGGTTCAAGTCATTTAAATGAAGAGTCAGAACCTCTGAGAGGGGATGGAGATGCTGACTCAGAATCTTTAAATTTAGGTGGCAAATGGAATGATACCAGTGAAGATGGATCAAAGGAATACCGCAAGTCCACCATGAGACTTTCATCAGCAAAGCTTACAACTGGAGATGGGGTTATCTATTCATCATCGGAAGAGGAGGATTGCTGTCCGACTTGTCTAGAAG AATACACTGAAGAGAATCCAAAGATAGTGACAAAATGCTCTCATCATTTTCACCTTGGTTGCATATATGAGTGGATGGAAAGAAGTGACAACTGTCCTGTTTGTGGGAAG GTGATGGTATTCGATGAAACGacttaa